The genomic stretch ttaaaaaaaacaatattcaaagaTTTGCAAGATATTTCAGATATCTATGGCTATTTTTCTTCGGGGAGGGAAGGGCTAGGAAGGGAACAGTGAGATGGGAAGGCTATTTATGGCAGGGACTGCTTCTGTCTCTTCAGATGTGAAGACAGCAAGGGGTGGGACAGGGGATTATCGTGTAGTCATTCACAGGGAACTTTTTCTCTTGGGCAAACCTGAATAATACCCCAGACTATAtaatcagttttattttttcacaggatcttttttgtattgattttattctcaaattaaatttatggaaattgtcaataaatttttttatctgtttttaaAACTCTTCGTccaaattatattcttttcgTACACAAAACAACTTATAACTTGGTGATTTTTTGACGAGTGATTCTAACAGGAATGATAGTtgagaaatcaaaatatttttatgggcCATCATCCGACCCAAGATTTGACATGGACTGGGGGCATCCGAGCATAGATTATGGGCCTGTTCTTTTATGGGCCCCAAGACAATGCCCAATTTCAAACTCCCTGAGGATACAGGATCCTTGGCATTGAGCCTGAAAGCCTTGGAGTataattattcctttttttttttgctttatttctcTTTCGGATCTTGCTGTTCAAacactgttttgtttttttggctttacattatttttttaatttttaaattgttttgatatgaaaaaacttacagaaaatagaaaaaacttgtaaaaaaaaatagaaaaaacttctgAAAGTTCATGAATTTGCAGGTGTGAATTATAGTTTCCCTGCGCAGATGCTGTGAAACATCATGTAACCAAGGACACAATACTTGACTGGCAAGATCCCTcctatttttctatatattgaatgaaaacaagaaatatCCTTGATGATGTTCTATCCCTGGATAGGTTTCTTACACAGAAACTTCAATCTCTTTCTTAAGCTTCCGAGACATTTGTGTGAATGCTAGTGATGTTGACATCGACATGAAGGGTCTCTTCGAAGGACAACACTTATGCAGGATCAGATGCCACTTGATACAGAAGCAGACCCAGATGGATAAGAATCAAGATCCAAGTCTTGAACCTGGATCTGCGGGAAGGTAGGCGATGTTCAGCCATTTTGTTTGTTCATCATCGCAGAGCTAGGGTTAATGGTGCCACGATACCCCAAACTTTATGAAAGTTTACATTTTAGCCCTGAATTCTTGGAAAATCTTAATTATACAGTCCAAATCAAGACTTGTTTCTTAAGAAACATGTATTTTGCATCctcaaaatttcatttcatgCTGGTACGCCCGCATTAAAAGTTCTAATTCCACCCCTTACAGGATGATTTTCTAGTTTCTACCTCTCTGATGCACGACTATGGCATCTGAATTTCAAAGGCCTTTGATATGtaggttttttggttttatgttttaaaagtgttttggaaaaaaaatattttttatatttttttgttttaaattaatatttttttttcagatttttttatgttcttattttaacaaaaataaaatttaataaaaaaaatgacatgttaaaaaaaaaacaattcgaaATTCTGAAATTCTAGTAACATGCATGTTGCAATAAAGAGCCATGTTTTCCTTATGGTATATTTATGATTGATCGACGATACGATTTTAGATTCTTCTACAACATCAAACTACTAGTATATTGGTTTACATTTTATATAACgagataatattatttaaaaaaaatagatgtataaaaaatatttcaagcaTATTAGGTTAAGCATACATACTAGAGATAGAGATGTCAAACTCATAacgttttaatgtattaatattaaaaataaaattttaaaaataaaaaatgttttttaatatgtttcaaataaaaataagttgaagaAGCAACAATTCCTATACAAGACCTCGAAGAGTTAAcctcaataatatttatttaaaaaagtattatttttatttaaaagaacagaaattaaatcattataaaatagatttaaataGTCATACCTCTTAGAAGCTGTTTGTACAgcgtttaataattttttcttgttcacCATTTAGATAACATTTATTATCGTTggctataattattatttaaaatattttttaattaaaaatatattataataatactttttaaaagtttatttttaatattaatataaaaaaataatttaaaaattgtaacatatattaaaaagaatcaGTATTTTACTGTGAACTACACAATACaatccaaaataaaacattgatgccttaaattttttttttttaagttgtcttattttttttatctatttttttaatgcattttgggattttttttttttgcttctttctttctttgtttttttttttagcaaattttttttgtttaatttagtttattaatgttaaattttttttatttagttatcaaactttcatgaaatattttttgagtttcaCGGTTAACCCTAgcccataaatttttttttttcttttttttctttttaattaatttttttttagtttagtttgttaatattaaattttttttctatttagttatcagactttcatggcACGTATCTCGAGTTTCACGGGTTAGCCTGGTTTGacgggtgaacccagttaattttagattgacctgtcaatttttttttgttttttttattttcataaaatgtttttgtttaatttagtttgttaatgttaattttttttatttagttatcagattttcatgacacagatcctgactttaacaggttaacatggcttgacaagttaacctgattttttttttctttctttctttttaattaatttttttcatttagtttagtttgttaacgttcattttttttatttagttatcatatattcatgacatggatctcaggtttaacaggttaacctgatttgatgagctaacctgaatttttttttttgctttttttttttttgattatttttttttcgtttagtttagtttattaatgttaaatttctttctatttagttttttttttttaattcttggaggtttttttttctttttcattaattttatttaattaatttagtttattaatattaaatttatttctatgtaTTTCTCagttgatgcctttagttttttttttttttatgcctttgattatggactgcacagtgcaatcCACGGTGAAAAagttgatgctttttttttttgtttctttttaattattattttttgtttaatttaaattgttaatgttaaattttttttctatttagttatcaaactttcatgacacagattcCGGGTTTGACATGTTTACCTAGTTTGTCGAGTTAGCCCGATTAATTTTCGGGTtgacccattaatttgttttttcctatttagttatcaaacttttacgACGTGAATCTaagatttgatgggttaacctggtttgaaaggttaacccagttaattcatatttttttttctttttcttcattagtttttttctttttattggtttttttttctttgttttttttttaattaatctatttaattatcatatttttatgacacgacctcaCAGCCAGAtccacgtccaatgctattggatctggtattgtagTCAAACCCACTTAAAtctgggtcatgcaagtttaatgttattattaatattatgtatATTACTCTTGGGTTATGCGTTGTAACTAAATTTAAGACTCTTGAACATAACTTTAtagaatagtttttttaaaatataaaaaataattcatgtgtGACATTGCGAATTCATGtaggtaattatatatatatagctaaaagagatcagtgttttactgtggattgcacTGTGCAACCCACACTAAAACACTAATCTCTTATCCCTGctgctttattgttttttttttttttaaaaaaaaaagagagacttgATGCAATTTTTCCACTAGGATTCGGCTAAATTCcacctaattttatatttcacgTGGATAGATATAAATACGTTGATTGCAATTAGATACGACtgatttaattttacaaaatcaacaAACATAAAGAGCAAATATAACTTGAAATGGTGCACTTAATTCGtggaaataaagaagaaaaaatatattactcaacataaaatataaatacccacaaatcaagtttttattatttgtaaaatatttattagatgaaaaatttagaaacttatattttatgtatcaattacttttgaatatttgattattatctattactcaacataaaataaaaagataatgcaTATTTTGAGGTatgtaaatattatattaaattcaaaaaatgtaaatattttatacatacaCATAGTTAAATCTGGGTTAGATTTAGGatataatttgttaatgtttgtGCTCTATTTACTATTATAAATAGCTAAAAGAGATTAATGTTTTACTGTGAACTGCATAGTACAGTTCACAGTAAAATATTGATCTCTTATCCCCGTTGCtttacggttttttttttagttgtttttttatgccttttgaaaaattattttttgcatttttttttgttttttttagcaaattttttttttctttaatttagtttattaatgttaaattttttatttaattatcagactttcatgacatgttttCCGGATTTAACTGGTTAGCctggtttaacaagttaatctagaatattttttttttgctttttattctttttaattaatttttttagtttagtttagttgttaatgttaaatctatttctatttagttattagatttttatgaCATATATCCCGAGttttacgggttaacctgatttcaCGGGAGAACCTAGTTAATTTTGGGTTGaaccgtcaatttttttttaattttttttcataaatttttttgtttaatttagtttgttaatgttaattttttttttatttagttatcaaactttcatgacacaaatcctaggtttaacgggttaacatggtttgacgagttaacccagatttgttttttgattttttctttttaattaattttttttcgtttagttcagtttgttaatatttactatttttttatttagttaccagacattcatgacaagGATCtggggtttaacgggttaacttggtttgacaagttaatctgatttttttttttgctcttttttttttcttttaaattagttttttttcgtttaatttaaattgttgatgttaaatgttttttctatttagttatcaaacacggattccgggtttgacaggttaacctgatttaacgAGTTAGCttagttaattctgggttaactcattaatttgttttttcatttttaattatcaaactttcacgattcgaattcaaggtatgacgggttaacccaattaattcatatttttttttctttttcttcattagtttttttcttcctgttggttttttttctttatttttttctttttaactaatctatttaattatcacactttatgacatgaccttgcagtcagacccacgtccaatgctattgggtctggtattgcagtccaaacacttttatgctaagggttaaccaaagtttaatgttattattaatattataaatattactcttgaatCAGGCGTTGCAACCAAACCTAAGATTATTGggtataattttacaaaaaaaactaatatttttagatcttagcttcttttaaaatacaaaaaataattgactcgcggcatcgcgcggggcatATAACTAGTAGTAACTAAACAAACACGCTTTTAGCCAATTTTTAGGCGAACAATCATCACAAGGTGTGGACCAGATCATTGACCCAAATTCACCATATACCCGAGAAAACCTTCAAGAGAATTCTAGATCCTTCTATGTCCACCTCCTCTCAGTCCCTTTTAAACccccaaaaccaaaaaatcagAAACAATACAGGAATCctcaataacaacaataataatatactACTACAATCTACCCCTCCCACCAATCAAATCTCCACCGTCCATTCTTTCTTTCCCTTAAATACACAGATCTGACATACGCTCAACCCCTCTCCCTGTCTCGCCGTCTCTCTTGTTGCTCTCCGCGATAAAATAATCTAACCATCTGTACGTTATTTTTCTTCCAGAAGTTTCTATCTTTACAGTTTTTCTAGTTTCTAGATCTTAACTATGCATCTGGGTTGTTTTTATTTCTCGCAGAGATTCGATCTTTACAGTGTCTTAGCTTCTAGGCCTCGATTCTGCATCTGGgaacttgttattattttagaaagatTCAGTCGTTCTAGTATTATTGGATTCTCGATCTTGATTTTGATTCTGGgtacttgttattttttcaaaaaagtttcCTTTCTTGCTATTTTGTCCagattcttgatttttgtgtGTTTGATCATTGATCTTGATGGGTTTTGTTGGCATGCAggattttaattgatataaaaaaatgtttgggaGAGCACCAAAGAAAAGCGACAACACCAAGTACTATGAGGTTCTTGGAGTCTCAAAGAGTGCTTCACAGGATGATCTAAAGAAGGCTTATAGGAAAGCAGCTATCAAGAACCATCCTGACAAGGGCGGTGATCCTGAAAAGGTAtatcttttctattaaattGACTTCAAGGGTTGCTTGCGGTTGTATTCGGGTGGTTTTGGTTCCTGCTGACTGTGAGTTTTAATTTGGCAGCAGATCAACCGTCTTAGTGGGTCATTATGGTTGTAGACAATGCTTCTATGAAATTGGGTtgtggtttgctttataatgtATTGTTCTTAGGCTTATAAAGCACTTGATCTTTGGACAGTTTGATATTAGCCAATAGCTTACATTATATGGTTTTTGGATTTATGGCTTCTAATGGAATTTGTGTGAAGCATTAACAAATCATTTATAACGTTGAAGTATAACTTGGAGAGTactgttatttgattttttgttttcaagtcaTTGTAATTGCACTTGTGCCTTGTAGTTCAAGGAGTTGGCACAAGCATATGAGGTTCTGAGTGACCCTGAGAAACGCGAGATATATGATCAGTATGGAGAGGATGCCCTCAAGGAAGGAATGGGCGGCGGCGGCAGCGGCGCCCATGATCCATTTGATATCTTCCAATCCTTCTTTGGTGGTGGTAATCCGTTCGGTGGTAAGTTTTCTGACCAATATTTTGGTTTGAATCACAAGAGCATGCTAAAGTTGGAAAAACTTTTTGATCACATTGGACCTAAACAAATTCTTTTGTCTAGGTGGTGGTAGCAGCAGAGGCCGAAGGCAAAGGAGGGGCGAGGATGTGATCCACCCCCTTAAAGTTTCTTTTGAAGACCTTTATAATGGCACATCCAAGAAGCTTTCTCTTTCACGCAATGTAATCTGCTCCAAGTGCAAGGGGTTAGTATGTACATAGAGACTGCGCTGCATGTTGTGGCATGCtgagcatctctctctctctctctctctctctctttttgtgcGTTTTGAAGCTGACATTGGTTGTTTCTTGTGAAATTTTGCAGTAAAGGTTCCAAGTCCGGAGCATCATCAAAATGTGCTGGTTGCCAAGGTTCTGGAATGAAGGTCTCCATAAGACACCTTGGTCCTTCTATGATCCAGCAAATGCAGCATCCCTGCAATGAATGCAAAGGTTCGGGCGAGACAATTAATGATAAGGACCGTTGCCCTCAATGCAAGGGTGAAAAGGTTGCCCAGGAGAAAAAAGTTTTGGAAGTAGTTGTTGAGAAGGGCATGCAAAATGGGCAGAGGATAACGTTCCCCGGAGAAGCTGATGAGGCAGTAAGTCGCACCACTCTTGAATGGatacttttgttgtttttgattaATATCCTTTACTACCCTGCCCGAGTGCGTGCATTTTCATTGTTCTGTGTTTTATGTGCAGCCTGACACTGTTACAGGGGACATCGTCTTCGTCCTACAGCAAAAGGATCACCCTAAGTTTAAGAGAAAGGGTGATGACCTATTTGTTGAGCACACCCTATCTCTTACTGAGGCACTTTGTGGCTTCCATTTCGTCTTGACCCATTTGGATGGAAGGCAGCTCCTGATAAAATCTCAACCTGGGGAAGTAGTCAAGCCTGGTAAGTGCCataaaactttcatgttttctttgttgttagtACTAGATTTGGCAATCGAGAATTCATAGCAGGTGATAACATGGTACTGATGTGGACTATGTCTGCTTTTCTGAATTCTTTTTCCTTGCACAAGACAGACAGACAACCCTTTCactgtctttattttttatttttaaatggaaaACATCCTTTTGCTCGATCTACATCGAACTCACTAGCTAAATTTCTGGATTTTTTGTCTCTCCAATTGCTGGATTTTGTGGGTGAATTTATTTGTAGTACTGGCTAAATAGTGTTGCAGGGCTAGTCCTATTTTTATCGATCATCTGAACATTTTAAGATTTGAGCTGTTATGTGATTTTGTTCCTTAAAGTTGGGATTCTAATTGTTAATAGCTTGTAATTTATGATTCTCCTATTTGGTTTTGTCCCAGATCAATTCAAGGCTATAAATGATGAAGGAATGCCAATGTACCAAAGGCCATTTATGAGAGGGAAGCTCTACATTCATTTCAGTGTTGATTTCCCAGATTCCCTGTCCCCTGATCAGTGCAAGGCCTTGGAGGCTGCGCTTCCTCCACGAGCCTCTGTTCAGCTGACTGACATGGAGCTTGATGAATGCGAGGAAACTACTTTACATGATGTGAACATCGAGGAGGAGATGAGGAGGAAACAGCAGCAACAGGCCCAAGAAGCgtatgatgaagatgatgatatgcATGGTGGTGCCCAGAGGGTGCAATGTGCTCAGCAATAATCACTGAAACAGGGATGACAGTGATTGAAGAACTGAATGTGATTTGACAACAAATTATTTAGACTACCTAGTTTCTTGTATGAATATTTTATGTTCGCAGAGACTGATAATTGCTAGTGTTTGAACCTTTGAAAGATCTCCAAGAACAGGTACCTCAATTTCATATCGGTGTAATTTTACTTGAATTTCGAATATATAGTTTGCCATGTATCTTGTTTTTTGATCGGCCATAGATAACTTCGAATGCAACTACTGGAACGTTGATAtgtagtgaaaaaataaaataaattatatatatcaatgatttttcaaataaaaaaaatattttagaaaacatGTTATAGAATATAATATTAACTACATCTGTTTAAatagttttatcttttaaataggACTTGATCACTcgaaaataaagtttgaaaaccaaactgaaaaaataaaattttacatgtAACAAATATACAGTGAAAACGCACACGATAATATACACGTAATAAACAGGTAAATCCCTCGACGGGTCACCTCACGCCCCCTCTGTATTCTTCACTTGCGGGTCTCCTTTGTTGCCGCTTTCCTTGACCTTCATCCTGGTGATTTGCAATAGCCACCGTTGCTAGGCCTGTTGTTTCAGTTGGTTGTTGGCTTTGTGGCGCTGTTGTATGCTTGTGGATAAAAAACCGGACATTGAAATTTGTCTGTGAAATTTGCCAAGAATGCCATGAGAGTGACAGAAACGTTAACAACTAAAACTCCACAACTTGAACACTATCAAACAATCTGCAGGTTGTTCCTAAAGGTCGTTGTCCGACCCATAACTTGTCCTATCTCTTTGTTTCCCCCCCTCTTAAACTCTTTATCCCCTCCCTCtcatctgtgtgtgtgtgttcataattgatcaaatcaaacaCGGTTGAATAGTTCAGGAAACATGGACAGCTCCACCGACTACAACCACACAATTCATGCCACTAGTGGATATGCTGTGGGAATGGCTTTAGGTGTCCTAATTTTGATCATGGCTATACTTATTGGAGCATGTTTCTGCTCCAGCTGTGTCCAAGAACCAGCTCCATCTTACCCAATTACCAACCGAGGCAGCTCCATCGCCAGCCAAGGCTCCGTTGTTATAGATATTGGGCTCAACGAAGCCAATCTTGCAAGCTACTACAAGTTGCTTTATTCACAAGCAAAGTTAGAACACAAGGATAATGATTCACAACCCTTTTGTTGCTCCATATGCTTGGGGAACTATAAGGATAATGACATGCTAAGGTTGTTGCCTGACTGCGGTCATGTTTTTCATCTCAAATGCGTGGACTGTTGGTTAAGGCAGCATTCTACATGTCCGCTGTGCCGGAAATCGCTGGCGCCCACTCCTCCCCCTGAATCCTCCCGTTGAAGTAGCATCGTTGGCTGTGTGTGTACTGTTGGTTAAAGTACGTAGCATCCTACATGTCCGCTGTATATGCCGGAAGAGAGCCTCTGGCTGAACTAGCGTCACTGGCTGTGTGCGCGAGGGTTCTTAAGCAAGTACGGTTTATCAAACAAGAAGAACGGATACAAGTGGAAGTACTATAAGTGTCAAATTAACATGTGATCAGTACTGATAAGCAGatagatttagttttattgGATGAACAGTGTTAAAAAGATTTGAGAGTTTTAAAGAGAGTTTCTATGAGTCAAGAAGTCCCTctgtaaatatataatatgatgTTGATTTTTATAAGAGTAACAAGCTCTCATTAATTCTTAGAatcatgtaatatatatatatatatatatatatatatatattataattagttGTAtggttatttttgaattaaaataaatttatttttttaaagctaaactgtttcaatttattattaatttgtagCTTGAACCCATGTCAATAACATGAATCAATATATGAGATTAATTTTAGAGACAAATGGAGTATCTACAGGCAGCAATGAGAGATTGACATTGTTCCCTTTTCTATTTTCCAGTAAGGTCAACCTGAGATTGCCTA from Populus alba chromosome 8, ASM523922v2, whole genome shotgun sequence encodes the following:
- the LOC118045179 gene encoding dnaJ protein homolog, translating into MFGRAPKKSDNTKYYEVLGVSKSASQDDLKKAYRKAAIKNHPDKGGDPEKFKELAQAYEVLSDPEKREIYDQYGEDALKEGMGGGGSGAHDPFDIFQSFFGGGNPFGGGGSSRGRRQRRGEDVIHPLKVSFEDLYNGTSKKLSLSRNVICSKCKGKGSKSGASSKCAGCQGSGMKVSIRHLGPSMIQQMQHPCNECKGSGETINDKDRCPQCKGEKVAQEKKVLEVVVEKGMQNGQRITFPGEADEAPDTVTGDIVFVLQQKDHPKFKRKGDDLFVEHTLSLTEALCGFHFVLTHLDGRQLLIKSQPGEVVKPDQFKAINDEGMPMYQRPFMRGKLYIHFSVDFPDSLSPDQCKALEAALPPRASVQLTDMELDECEETTLHDVNIEEEMRRKQQQQAQEAYDEDDDMHGGAQRVQCAQQ
- the LOC118045140 gene encoding RING-H2 finger protein ATL70; this encodes MDSSTDYNHTIHATSGYAVGMALGVLILIMAILIGACFCSSCVQEPAPSYPITNRGSSIASQGSVVIDIGLNEANLASYYKLLYSQAKLEHKDNDSQPFCCSICLGNYKDNDMLRLLPDCGHVFHLKCVDCWLRQHSTCPLCRKSLAPTPPPESSR